From the uncultured Methanobrevibacter sp. genome, one window contains:
- a CDS encoding C-GCAxxG-C-C family protein: MKLDKKILEEKIREYREFKSCSESTLMALCETANVDITQAEMVKLACGFAGGMGGTFDEGTCGAVTGALMANGLILDDPSEIKANAKEIFNAFKAEYGSVCCGTITNNGEDKSPCVDCCVFIANKLADLLDK, from the coding sequence ATGAAACTTGATAAAAAAATTTTAGAGGAAAAAATCAGAGAATACCGGGAATTTAAAAGTTGTTCCGAGTCTACTTTAATGGCTCTTTGTGAAACAGCCAACGTCGATATCACACAGGCAGAAATGGTGAAACTGGCCTGCGGATTTGCAGGAGGAATGGGCGGAACATTTGATGAAGGAACATGCGGTGCCGTTACAGGTGCATTAATGGCCAACGGATTAATATTGGATGACCCTTCAGAAATTAAAGCCAATGCAAAAGAGATTTTTAACGCATTTAAAGCAGAATATGGAAGTGTCTGCTGCGGTACAATAACAAACAACGGAGAAGACAAATCCCCTTGTGTTGACTGCTGTGTATTTATTGCAAACAAATTGGCTGATTTACTTGATAAATAG